A stretch of the Actinomyces qiguomingii genome encodes the following:
- a CDS encoding MurR/RpiR family transcriptional regulator gives MIKEDLQDKTGFSAAESTVADHLLQLGATIRGLSARAIARQIHTAPSTVVRLCQRLGFEGYPDFRDAYLDELRYLSSAFTDIDANHPFTASDDDASLAGKLTALYHETIDDTAGLLDPAVLTEAAARIAAARSVHVFSQGVQADIAADFADKMSRIGHRVTIHPLADRGFYAASTLSKEDLALAISYSGETAGTLRAVALAARRGVGLIAITSFGRSRLADLADLVLHVSTRERLVEKLGGYAMSLSTLFLLDSLYSAVFNLDHAANLRYRTALVHGYEFRRDSTNPVLRDRWSRDADAGTL, from the coding sequence GTGATCAAGGAGGATTTGCAGGACAAAACCGGGTTCTCGGCGGCGGAGAGCACCGTAGCCGACCATCTGCTCCAGCTCGGTGCCACCATCCGCGGGCTATCGGCCCGGGCCATCGCCCGGCAGATTCACACCGCTCCCTCCACCGTGGTCCGTCTATGCCAGCGGCTCGGTTTCGAGGGCTACCCGGACTTCCGCGACGCCTACCTGGATGAGCTGCGCTACCTGTCCAGTGCCTTCACCGACATCGACGCCAATCACCCTTTCACTGCGTCCGACGACGACGCCTCCCTCGCCGGGAAGCTCACCGCCCTGTACCACGAGACGATCGACGACACCGCCGGGCTGCTGGACCCGGCCGTCCTTACCGAGGCGGCCGCACGCATTGCCGCCGCCCGCAGCGTCCACGTCTTCTCCCAGGGCGTGCAGGCCGATATCGCTGCAGATTTCGCCGATAAGATGAGCCGCATCGGCCACCGGGTGACCATCCACCCCCTGGCGGACCGCGGCTTCTACGCCGCCTCGACGCTGAGCAAGGAAGACCTGGCGCTGGCCATCTCCTACTCGGGGGAGACCGCGGGCACTCTGCGGGCCGTCGCCCTGGCCGCCCGTCGCGGCGTCGGACTCATCGCCATCACCTCCTTTGGCCGCAGCCGCCTAGCTGATCTGGCCGACCTGGTGCTGCATGTGTCCACCCGCGAGCGCCTGGTGGAGAAGCTTGGCGGCTACGCCATGTCCCTTTCCACCCTGTTTCTACTCGACTCCTTGTATTCGGCGGTTTTCAACCTGGATCATGCGGCGAACCTGCGCTACCGCACCGCCCTCGTCCACGGTTATGAGTTCCGCCGCGACTCCACCAACCCGGTGTTGCGGGACCGCTGGAGCCGAGACGCCGACGCCGGAACCCTCTGA
- a CDS encoding beta-glucoside-specific PTS transporter subunit IIABC, translated as MADSQLASTILEKVGGQDNVSSLGHCATRLRFVLKDESLADTAALKTTKGVIDVVAKGGQYQVVIGPGVADVYQDINNQSSFAAAPVDGAGAQDDKNLLARALDMIAGSFFPIIPAIVGGGMLKAIAAILLAAHLLDAESMSYQFLTFMGDAAFYFLPLLIGVSAAHKFQVNPYVSAALGAMLVHPTFVSLAGAAQEGGPALSLFGLPVQAGTYSSSVIPIFLMVWLQSYVEPLAKRIMPSAVHMVSTPLLTSLVVGVVGFVVLAPLGNWAGQGLAAGVNAISGVAPWLVPTLMGTFTPLLVMVGMHYAIIPIGINLLATTHRDPFVGPGMLVSNVAQGGAALGVALRAKDVNTRSVAASTGFTAVLGITEPALYGINLRFKRPLIAAMIGGGLGGLVVGVMGVARFAQVAPGLLALPSYINPEEPGNLSVLIWAIVAVVVAFISAFLISLAWGIDERADAANIKGAATAQAASGAAADDLGNQKDVTIVDEEIHAPLNGEAIALAEVSDPVFSGGALGQGIAIVPASGRLVAPADGTITVMFPTGHAVGMTTTAGAELLMHIGFDTVSLDGEHFTTHVQQGAEVKRGDLLVEFDVEAIRAAGYEVTTPVVVTNTAQYSSVRPVAPGPVAAGDDVLVLTT; from the coding sequence ATGGCTGACTCCCAGCTTGCCTCCACGATTTTGGAGAAGGTCGGTGGCCAGGACAACGTCTCCAGCCTCGGCCACTGCGCCACCCGCCTGCGCTTCGTCCTGAAGGACGAGTCCCTGGCAGACACTGCCGCCCTGAAGACCACCAAGGGGGTGATCGACGTCGTCGCCAAGGGCGGCCAGTACCAGGTGGTGATCGGCCCCGGCGTCGCCGACGTCTACCAGGACATCAACAATCAGTCTTCCTTCGCGGCCGCGCCCGTCGACGGGGCGGGCGCGCAGGATGACAAGAACCTGCTGGCCCGCGCCCTGGACATGATCGCCGGATCCTTCTTCCCCATCATTCCGGCCATCGTGGGCGGGGGCATGCTCAAGGCCATCGCCGCCATCCTGCTGGCCGCCCACCTGCTGGACGCCGAGTCGATGAGCTACCAGTTCCTCACCTTCATGGGGGATGCGGCCTTCTACTTCCTGCCGTTGCTGATCGGGGTGTCGGCCGCCCACAAGTTCCAGGTCAACCCGTATGTGTCCGCCGCCCTGGGGGCCATGCTCGTCCACCCTACCTTCGTGTCCCTGGCAGGCGCCGCGCAGGAGGGTGGACCCGCCCTGAGCCTGTTCGGCCTGCCCGTCCAGGCCGGTACCTACTCCTCCTCGGTCATCCCCATCTTCCTGATGGTCTGGCTCCAGTCATACGTGGAGCCGCTGGCTAAGCGGATCATGCCCAGTGCCGTCCACATGGTCTCCACGCCGTTGCTCACCTCGCTGGTGGTGGGTGTGGTCGGCTTCGTGGTGCTGGCGCCGTTGGGGAACTGGGCCGGGCAGGGCCTGGCCGCCGGCGTGAACGCGATCTCCGGGGTGGCGCCCTGGCTCGTGCCCACGCTCATGGGCACATTCACCCCGCTGCTGGTCATGGTGGGTATGCACTACGCGATCATTCCCATCGGCATCAATCTGCTGGCCACCACCCATCGCGACCCTTTCGTCGGCCCTGGCATGCTCGTGTCCAACGTCGCTCAGGGCGGCGCCGCCCTGGGGGTGGCGCTACGCGCAAAGGACGTCAACACCCGCTCTGTGGCCGCCTCCACCGGCTTCACCGCCGTCCTGGGCATCACCGAACCGGCCCTGTACGGCATCAACCTGCGCTTCAAGCGACCGCTGATCGCCGCCATGATCGGTGGCGGCCTGGGCGGTCTGGTGGTGGGCGTTATGGGTGTAGCCCGCTTCGCCCAGGTGGCGCCCGGCCTGCTTGCCCTACCCTCCTACATCAACCCCGAGGAGCCCGGCAACCTGTCGGTGCTGATTTGGGCGATCGTCGCCGTCGTCGTCGCCTTCATCAGCGCCTTCTTGATCTCCCTGGCCTGGGGGATCGACGAGCGGGCCGACGCGGCCAACATCAAGGGGGCGGCCACAGCGCAGGCCGCATCCGGCGCAGCCGCGGATGACCTGGGCAACCAGAAGGACGTGACCATCGTCGACGAGGAAATCCACGCGCCCCTCAACGGGGAGGCGATCGCGCTGGCGGAGGTGTCCGACCCGGTATTCTCCGGCGGCGCGCTCGGCCAGGGCATCGCCATCGTCCCCGCCTCCGGCCGCCTAGTGGCCCCCGCCGACGGCACCATCACGGTCATGTTCCCCACCGGCCACGCCGTGGGCATGACCACCACTGCGGGCGCCGAGTTGCTCATGCACATCGGCTTCGACACCGTATCCCTGGACGGGGAGCACTTCACCACTCATGTGCAGCAGGGGGCCGAGGTCAAGCGTGGGGACCTGCTCGTCGAGTTCGACGTCGAGGCCATCAGGGCCGCCGGCTACGAGGTGACCACGCCCGTCGTCGTCACCAACACCGCCCAGTACTCCTCGGTCCGTCCGGTTGCACCCGGACCGGTCGCGGCCGGCGACGACGTGCTCGTCCTGACCACCTAA
- a CDS encoding sulfite exporter TauE/SafE family protein produces MTEALYGVVVLAATTAGAVAGLGGGVIIKPLLDLIGVHGAASIGVYSAVAVFAMCLVSLAAQLRAGFRFETRLVISVSAGSMAGGWIGERLFNLAAASLGEGRIKAVQAGLLGVTLLGILVYTLAAQQLPHWRLRNAAAVAAVGVFLGAISVFLGIGGGPLNIALLTLLFSFEMKEATIYSLATIFFSQITKLASVTATGVPADFTFRALPVVVVAAVVGGLAGTRINRRCSNAAVRRFYIALMMVLLAVSARNLVTGLSA; encoded by the coding sequence GTGACCGAGGCCCTGTACGGCGTCGTCGTCCTGGCCGCCACCACCGCGGGAGCGGTGGCCGGCCTGGGTGGTGGTGTGATCATCAAGCCGCTGCTCGACCTCATCGGCGTCCACGGGGCCGCCTCGATCGGCGTGTACTCGGCGGTGGCGGTGTTCGCCATGTGCCTGGTCTCGCTCGCGGCCCAGCTGCGGGCGGGCTTTCGCTTCGAGACGCGCCTAGTCATATCGGTGTCGGCGGGGTCCATGGCCGGCGGCTGGATCGGCGAACGGCTGTTCAACCTGGCCGCGGCTTCACTGGGCGAGGGACGGATCAAGGCGGTCCAGGCGGGCCTGCTGGGTGTCACTCTGCTGGGCATCCTTGTTTACACGTTGGCGGCGCAGCAACTGCCGCACTGGCGGCTGCGCAACGCGGCGGCGGTGGCCGCCGTCGGGGTGTTCCTTGGGGCGATCTCGGTGTTCCTTGGGATCGGCGGCGGGCCGCTGAACATTGCCCTGCTGACGCTGCTGTTCTCCTTCGAGATGAAGGAGGCGACCATCTACTCGCTGGCGACTATATTCTTCTCCCAGATCACCAAATTGGCTTCGGTGACCGCGACCGGTGTACCCGCCGATTTCACGTTCCGAGCCCTGCCCGTGGTGGTGGTTGCGGCGGTCGTCGGCGGGTTGGCGGGCACGCGAATCAACCGCCGCTGCTCGAACGCCGCGGTGCGTCGGTTTTACATCGCGCTCATGATGGTGCTGCTGGCCGTCTCCGCCCGCAACCTGGTCACCGGACTGTCCGCCTGA
- a CDS encoding sugar O-acetyltransferase, with translation MDDQDARACAGLLFDAAWPAYRTLKARTHDLCRRYNALDEMDPARAEILPQIFAALGPEAYVRGPLQVNCGFHTSIGARFFANFNLTLLDDVPVTIGDDVQLGPGVTIVAGTHPLLASERQHLTYPDGHTGGAEYGDPVVMEDRIWLGANVTVMPGVTIGHDAVVGAGSLVTRDVPAGWLAFGSPARPVREITEADSVHSPTSAVHGRLGTERRPAGADGH, from the coding sequence ATGGACGATCAGGATGCCCGCGCCTGCGCGGGCTTGCTGTTTGACGCGGCCTGGCCTGCCTACCGCACACTCAAGGCACGCACCCATGACCTGTGCCGCCGTTACAACGCACTGGATGAAATGGATCCCGCCCGCGCCGAAATCCTGCCACAGATTTTTGCGGCCCTCGGCCCGGAGGCATACGTGCGCGGTCCGCTCCAGGTCAATTGCGGCTTCCACACTTCCATCGGGGCGCGCTTCTTCGCCAACTTCAACCTCACTTTGCTCGACGACGTGCCCGTGACCATCGGTGATGACGTCCAGCTGGGTCCAGGCGTGACCATTGTGGCCGGCACACACCCTCTGCTCGCCTCCGAGCGCCAGCACCTGACCTATCCCGACGGTCACACCGGCGGCGCCGAGTACGGCGACCCCGTCGTCATGGAGGACCGTATCTGGCTCGGTGCCAATGTCACCGTCATGCCGGGCGTCACCATCGGACACGACGCCGTCGTCGGTGCCGGCAGCCTGGTCACCCGCGACGTTCCCGCGGGCTGGCTAGCCTTCGGCAGCCCGGCCCGCCCAGTGCGCGAGATCACCGAGGCCGACTCCGTTCACAGCCCGACCTCCGCCGTCCACGGGCGTCTGGGTACCGAACGGCGCCCCGCTGGGGCCGACGGGCATTGA
- a CDS encoding DHA2 family efflux MFS transporter permease subunit: protein MTADSRIQTSPARSAPSPNRVAAVVMIGSFMSVLDGTIINVAIPALQRHFTAPDGASPAYSTVSWTVTGYALAVAAIIPLTDWGLKRIGARWMYISSIALFTLASVLCALSPSLPFLIIMRVAQGLCGGCIMPVGTTLVARAAGPNNLGRMMSLMGIPMLIAPVMGPILGGWLVEVASWHWVFLINLPFGLAAAGLGLLLLPRDDDRGTVRLDVPGVVLMSPGLALTLWGVSNAGGGAAVTAPVVWVPLVLGLAMVTAFVWRSLQAEHPLLDLTILRLRGYRNAVLLAVFFQAGFTADLLLLPAYFQQVRGLGAMAAGFFIAPTGLGALVTMPIASSLVDRLPAGRVVPFGMIAMFVSVLALTQVDADTSLWWLGIVLTVQGLGIGGTMMPVSTAALQTVDRREVGNATTLFNIGQQVFGAVGIAIVSVLLAVFLAGTDSGAAAVGGELSGSALSAGLEQAAGAFGRAFWMPTISMALALMMAFRLPMRRDRGVIPAA, encoded by the coding sequence ATGACCGCGGACTCCCGTATCCAGACTTCGCCTGCCCGCTCGGCGCCCAGCCCCAACCGGGTGGCCGCCGTGGTCATGATCGGCTCATTCATGTCGGTCCTGGACGGCACCATCATCAACGTGGCCATCCCTGCGCTTCAACGCCATTTCACCGCTCCCGACGGCGCCTCGCCCGCCTACTCCACCGTCTCCTGGACCGTCACCGGCTACGCGCTCGCGGTGGCCGCCATCATCCCGCTGACCGACTGGGGGCTCAAACGCATCGGCGCCCGCTGGATGTACATCAGCTCCATCGCCCTGTTCACGCTTGCCTCCGTGCTGTGCGCGCTCTCCCCGAGCCTGCCCTTCCTGATCATCATGCGCGTGGCGCAGGGCCTGTGTGGCGGTTGCATCATGCCGGTGGGCACCACCCTGGTCGCCCGCGCAGCCGGGCCGAACAACCTCGGCCGCATGATGAGCCTGATGGGCATACCCATGCTGATCGCCCCGGTGATGGGGCCGATCCTGGGCGGCTGGTTGGTGGAGGTCGCCTCCTGGCACTGGGTGTTCCTGATCAACCTGCCCTTCGGTCTGGCGGCGGCCGGGCTCGGGCTGCTGCTGCTCCCACGCGACGATGACCGCGGCACCGTCCGCCTGGACGTGCCCGGAGTGGTCCTGATGTCCCCGGGTCTGGCCCTGACCCTGTGGGGCGTGTCCAACGCGGGCGGTGGGGCGGCTGTCACCGCGCCGGTGGTGTGGGTGCCGCTCGTACTCGGGCTGGCGATGGTCACGGCCTTCGTGTGGCGCAGCCTGCAGGCCGAACATCCGTTGCTGGACCTGACGATCCTGCGCCTGCGCGGCTACCGCAACGCCGTCCTGTTGGCCGTGTTCTTCCAGGCCGGTTTCACCGCCGACCTGCTACTCCTGCCCGCTTACTTCCAGCAGGTGCGGGGTCTGGGTGCCATGGCCGCTGGCTTCTTCATAGCTCCGACTGGCCTGGGTGCGCTGGTCACCATGCCCATCGCCTCCAGCCTCGTGGACCGTCTGCCTGCTGGACGGGTGGTGCCCTTCGGCATGATCGCCATGTTCGTCTCCGTGCTGGCGTTGACCCAGGTCGACGCCGACACGAGCCTGTGGTGGCTCGGGATTGTGCTTACGGTGCAGGGGCTGGGCATCGGCGGCACCATGATGCCGGTGTCCACGGCGGCCCTGCAGACGGTGGATCGTCGGGAGGTCGGCAACGCCACCACCCTGTTCAACATCGGTCAGCAGGTTTTCGGCGCCGTCGGCATTGCGATCGTCTCCGTGCTGCTCGCCGTGTTCCTGGCGGGAACCGATTCCGGCGCCGCGGCAGTGGGCGGCGAACTGAGCGGATCGGCGCTGTCCGCCGGGCTGGAGCAGGCGGCGGGGGCCTTCGGCCGCGCCTTCTGGATGCCGACTATCAGCATGGCACTGGCGCTGATGATGGCCTTCCGCCTGCCCATGCGTCGCGACCGCGGCGTCATCCCCGCTGCCTGA
- a CDS encoding ABC transporter ATP-binding protein translates to MKTVRTLLRSLREYRRPSLQAPLFMVGEAGLECILPLLMAELIDTLTGSSMGPILRIGLALVVMALISLVCGVMSGVRAATAAAGLAHNLRQDLFYRVQEFSFADIDRFSTSSLVTRMTTDVTNVQNAYQMIIRVAVRVPLMVIFSIIMTLTINARLALIFIVMLPLLGGALIGLAAYVFPIFRRIFKKYDALNNSVQENVSAIRVVKSFVTEEHEKTKFRAASQQVRKDFTYAEKILALNGPIMVFFIYVSLMLVNYLGARVVVGSGGTELTTGEFSSLMTYGVQILASMLMLAFIFVMVSMSVESANRIAEVIDHCPSLTSPADGRTEVADGEVHFEGVSFRYSDDAETDVLHGVDLVIPSGSTLGIVGGTGAAKTTLIQLISRVYDVTSGRVSVGGVDVRDYDLESLRDAVSVVLQKNVLFAGTIKENLRWGDPDATDAELIRACELAQADEFIRQFPDGYDTRIEQGGTNVSGGQKQRLCIARALLKKPRILILDDSTSAVDTRTDALIRRAFDQEIPDTTKIIIAQRLSSVEHADQIIVLDDGRILERGTHAELMAAGGEYHQIYESQNRTSQAQEVA, encoded by the coding sequence GTGAAGACCGTACGTACCCTCCTGCGCAGCCTGCGCGAGTACCGCAGACCGTCGCTGCAGGCGCCGCTGTTCATGGTGGGTGAGGCCGGGCTCGAATGCATCCTGCCACTGCTGATGGCCGAACTCATCGACACCCTCACCGGCAGCTCCATGGGCCCGATCTTGCGCATCGGCCTGGCCCTGGTGGTCATGGCACTCATCTCGCTCGTGTGCGGCGTCATGTCCGGCGTACGCGCCGCCACCGCCGCCGCCGGCCTGGCCCACAACCTGCGTCAGGACCTGTTCTACCGGGTGCAGGAGTTCTCCTTCGCGGACATCGACCGCTTCTCGACGTCGTCACTGGTCACCCGCATGACCACCGACGTCACCAACGTGCAGAACGCCTATCAGATGATCATCCGCGTGGCCGTGCGCGTGCCGCTGATGGTCATCTTCTCCATCATCATGACGCTTACGATCAACGCTCGTCTGGCGCTGATCTTCATCGTCATGCTGCCGCTGCTGGGGGGTGCGCTGATCGGCCTGGCCGCCTACGTGTTCCCGATCTTCCGACGGATCTTCAAGAAGTACGACGCTCTGAACAACTCGGTGCAGGAGAACGTCTCCGCGATCCGGGTGGTGAAGTCCTTCGTCACCGAGGAGCACGAGAAGACGAAGTTCCGCGCCGCCTCCCAGCAGGTACGCAAGGACTTCACTTATGCCGAGAAGATCCTGGCTCTCAACGGCCCGATCATGGTCTTCTTCATCTACGTTTCGCTGATGCTGGTCAACTACCTGGGCGCCCGGGTGGTAGTCGGCAGCGGCGGTACCGAGCTGACTACCGGCGAGTTCTCCTCGCTGATGACCTACGGGGTGCAGATCCTGGCCTCGATGCTGATGCTCGCCTTCATCTTCGTGATGGTGTCGATGTCGGTGGAGTCCGCCAACCGCATCGCCGAGGTCATCGACCACTGCCCCAGCCTCACCTCCCCCGCCGACGGCCGCACCGAGGTTGCCGACGGCGAGGTCCACTTCGAGGGTGTCTCCTTCCGCTACTCCGACGACGCCGAGACCGACGTCCTGCACGGCGTCGACCTGGTCATTCCGTCGGGCTCCACCCTCGGCATTGTGGGCGGCACCGGCGCGGCGAAGACCACGCTCATCCAGCTCATCTCCCGCGTGTACGACGTCACCTCCGGGCGGGTGAGCGTCGGCGGCGTCGACGTGCGCGACTATGACCTGGAGTCCCTGCGCGACGCCGTCTCCGTGGTGTTGCAAAAGAACGTCCTGTTCGCCGGCACCATCAAGGAGAATCTGCGCTGGGGCGACCCCGATGCTACCGACGCCGAGCTCATCCGCGCCTGCGAGCTGGCCCAGGCCGACGAGTTCATCCGCCAGTTCCCTGACGGCTACGACACCCGCATCGAACAGGGCGGCACCAACGTCTCCGGCGGGCAGAAGCAGCGCCTGTGCATCGCCCGCGCCCTGCTGAAGAAGCCGCGGATCCTGATCCTGGATGACTCGACCTCCGCCGTCGACACCCGCACGGACGCCCTGATCCGCCGGGCCTTCGATCAGGAGATCCCGGACACCACCAAAATCATTATCGCCCAGCGGCTTTCCTCCGTGGAGCACGCCGATCAGATCATCGTGCTAGACGACGGCCGCATCCTGGAGCGCGGCACGCACGCCGAGCTCATGGCTGCCGGCGGGGAGTACCACCAGATCTACGAGTCGCAGAACCGCACCAGCCAGGCCCAGGAGGTGGCGTGA
- a CDS encoding glycoside hydrolase family 1 protein, which yields MGFPADFLWGGATAANQIEGAWDVDGKGPSTADVLTAGIRGVKRRRITDGVEPGEFYPSHTAIDHFHRYAEDIALFAEMGFNVYRFSIAWSRIFPKGDETEPNEAGLAFYDRLLDELDKHHITPLVTISHFETPLGLQRYGSWENRQVADFYVRYARTLLERYRGRVRHWLTFNEINVMSTNPWNAGGIDSEDEAVRMRAAYHQFLASARTVRLAHEIDPDNQVGMMFCGHFAYPASPDPADVIGTMEFMQKMLFYCDVQCRGAYPRYKLRELEREGIKLPVRDGDAEILRAGTVDFISYSYYMTHVTGQKTRGILRGLNGLDTGYSNPHIKRSDWGWGIDPMGLRYSLNLLYDRYQLPVMVVENGLGAVDTLQADGTVHDPYRIDYLRRHLREMRKAIDVDGVPVMGYTSWGPIDLVAASTGEMSKRYGFIYVDVDDAGQGTFKRYRKDSFYWYRRVIASNGAWLGDEDAGYADAADAKAAGDGLQQ from the coding sequence ATGGGATTCCCTGCTGACTTCCTGTGGGGCGGCGCCACCGCCGCCAACCAGATCGAGGGTGCCTGGGACGTCGACGGCAAGGGCCCGTCCACCGCCGACGTGCTGACCGCGGGCATCCGTGGCGTCAAGCGGCGCCGCATTACCGACGGCGTCGAGCCCGGCGAGTTCTACCCCAGTCACACCGCCATCGACCACTTCCACCGTTACGCCGAAGACATCGCCCTGTTCGCAGAGATGGGCTTCAACGTCTACCGCTTCTCCATCGCCTGGTCCCGCATCTTCCCCAAGGGCGATGAGACCGAGCCCAACGAGGCCGGCCTGGCCTTCTACGACCGGCTCCTGGACGAGCTGGACAAGCACCACATCACCCCGCTGGTCACCATCAGTCACTTCGAGACCCCGCTGGGGCTGCAGCGCTACGGCTCCTGGGAGAACCGGCAGGTGGCGGACTTCTACGTCCGCTACGCCCGCACCCTGCTGGAGCGCTACCGGGGGCGGGTACGCCACTGGCTCACCTTCAACGAGATCAACGTGATGTCCACCAACCCGTGGAATGCCGGCGGCATCGACTCCGAGGATGAGGCGGTGCGCATGCGGGCCGCCTACCACCAGTTCCTGGCCAGCGCGCGTACGGTGCGCCTGGCCCACGAGATCGACCCCGATAACCAGGTGGGCATGATGTTCTGCGGGCACTTCGCCTACCCCGCCAGCCCGGATCCGGCCGACGTCATCGGCACCATGGAGTTCATGCAGAAGATGCTGTTCTACTGCGACGTGCAGTGCCGCGGCGCCTACCCGCGCTACAAGCTGCGCGAACTGGAGCGGGAGGGCATCAAGCTGCCGGTGCGCGACGGCGACGCGGAGATTCTGCGTGCGGGCACCGTGGACTTCATCTCCTACTCCTACTACATGACGCACGTGACCGGGCAGAAGACCCGGGGGATCCTGCGGGGCCTGAACGGTCTGGACACGGGCTACAGCAACCCCCACATCAAGCGCTCCGACTGGGGCTGGGGCATTGACCCGATGGGGCTGCGCTACTCCCTGAACCTCCTGTACGACCGCTACCAGCTGCCGGTGATGGTGGTGGAGAACGGGCTCGGCGCGGTGGACACTCTTCAGGCCGACGGCACCGTCCACGACCCGTACCGCATCGACTACCTGCGCCGGCACCTGCGTGAGATGCGCAAGGCCATCGACGTCGACGGCGTACCGGTTATGGGCTACACCTCCTGGGGGCCGATCGACCTGGTCGCCGCCTCCACCGGGGAGATGTCCAAGCGCTACGGCTTCATCTACGTGGATGTCGACGACGCCGGGCAGGGCACCTTTAAGCGGTACCGCAAGGACTCCTTCTACTGGTACCGGCGGGTGATCGCCTCCAACGGCGCCTGGCTCGGGGACGAGGACGCCGGCTACGCGGACGCGGCCGATGCGAAGGCGGCGGGCGATGGTTTACAGCAGTGA
- a CDS encoding TMEM175 family protein, with the protein MTKKPPVTMGKERLAAFTDAVLAIIITILILELPQPETVSPAGLWELRNELLAYTVSFAWLGLLWARIHYEWDPATVVTRATVGLSLLLLFFASFFPYTTTLVAQNPGNSTAQVIYGLVFLLTSVSRVAVHRSLQAADPDNQALVPLHRERRALAPAEWAIQTLGLVLAAIWVPRAMTVALLGGIVISLVAYLQRRGD; encoded by the coding sequence ATGACCAAGAAGCCGCCCGTGACCATGGGCAAGGAGAGGCTCGCCGCCTTCACGGACGCGGTCCTCGCCATCATCATCACCATCCTCATTCTCGAGCTGCCCCAGCCCGAGACGGTCAGCCCGGCGGGACTGTGGGAACTGCGCAACGAGCTGCTGGCCTATACGGTCTCCTTCGCCTGGCTGGGCCTGCTGTGGGCGCGTATTCACTACGAGTGGGACCCGGCCACAGTGGTAACCCGCGCGACGGTGGGCCTGAGCCTGCTGCTGCTCTTCTTCGCCTCGTTCTTCCCCTACACCACGACGCTGGTGGCACAGAATCCGGGCAATAGCACCGCACAGGTGATCTACGGCCTGGTCTTCCTACTGACCTCCGTCAGTCGCGTCGCCGTACACCGTTCACTGCAGGCCGCCGACCCGGACAATCAGGCGTTGGTTCCGCTGCACCGCGAGCGCCGAGCCCTAGCGCCGGCGGAATGGGCAATCCAGACCCTGGGGCTGGTGCTGGCCGCAATCTGGGTGCCGCGCGCGATGACCGTGGCACTGCTGGGAGGCATAGTCATCAGCCTGGTCGCCTACCTGCAGCGGCGCGGAGACTGA